A stretch of DNA from Thermodesulfobacteriota bacterium:
CCTACGCCGCAAGGGCGTTCTTCGACAACGGCGGCTCCGTCCTTTTCGTGAACCGCATCGCCCATCTGACCGATCCCACGGACCGGAACACCCTGACCGCCGTGAAGGCGCAAGCTATCCTCAGGGACCGGCGCGCGGCGACGGCGTCACTCGCAACCGGCACCGTCGGCACGGATCGAATCGCGTGGCGGGCGATTCAGCCGGGGGCCGCGGGAAACGCCGTCTCCGTCGAATTCGTCGTTTCGGGAAACGATACGCCACTCTCCGTCGAGGTCTTGGGACAAGCAATCACCGTGAACCTGGCGACCGACGGCGCGGGTGATCCTGTATCCACAGCGGACCAGGTGGTCGCCGCGGTCGTCGGGTCTCCGTATGCCTCCGTGCTGGTCACGGCGGAAACGCAGGAGACGGGCATCGTCCAAGCCGCGGCCTTGGCAAACTTGTCCGGAGGCATGGACGCGATGGACACGCTCAGGGTGCGGGCGGCCGACGAAGGAACCTGGGGCGAGCGTCTCTCCGTCCAGGTCGAAGACGGTTCTCTCGATCCGAGCGGCGCTTTCAACCTGGTGGTCCGCCACAAAGGTGAGGTCGTGGAGGTCTTCAAGGACCTCTCGATGGACGAAGCGGCTTCGAATCATGTAGAGCTTGTCGTCAACGAACGGTCGGATTTCATCACCGTCGAGGACCTTGGAACCGCATCCGGCCTTCCGTTGGACCGGCCGGTGATCGGGGTGTTCGACCTTTCGGGAGGAGACGACGGTCTTACCGGGCTCGACGATGCCGACTACTCCGGCGATCCCTCCCAGCACACAGGCTTCTACGCCTTCGACGAGATCGACGCGCTGAATCTGGTCATGGCTCCGGGCGTCACGACCGCCGAGGTGATCCATGCCGGCATCACCTACGCGGAAAACCGCCAGGACCTCATGTTTCTCGCCGAAGCGCCCATTCACCTCGAACCCCTGGAAGCGGTCGACTTCCGCAAGGGCCAGGGGATGTATTCCCATGGGGCCTTCAACTCGTCTTATGCCGCGCTCTACTATCCCTGGATCGAGATCAACGACCCGGTGACCGGCAAGCGCAAGCTCGTTCCGCCCAGCGGAGCCGTGGCCGGGTGCTACGCCCGCAGCGACAAGAAGACCCACGTCTGGTACGCGCCCGCGGGCATCGACCGCGGCCGGGTCTTCAACGCCTTGTCCCTGGGCTACAAGACCAGCCGGGGCGAGCGGGACGTCCTCTATCCCGAAGGTGTCAATGTGATCGCTTCCTTCCCCGACAGCGGCATCAACATCTGGGGACAGAAGACCCTGCAAAGCCAGCCCTCGGCCCTCGACCGCGTCAACGTGCGGCGGCTGATGATGTTCATCGAGGAAGCCATCGCCGAATCCTCGCGTTTCGTGGTCTTCGAACCCAACAACCCGCAGACCTGGCGGGCGCTGATCCGGCTGATCAACCCCTTCATGCAGGACATCAAGGACAAGGGCGGGCTCTACGACTTCGCCGTCCAGTGCGACGAGGAGACCAACACCCCGGCCGTGATCGACCGCAACGAACTCGTGGCGCGCGTCTTCGTCAAGCCGACCAAGACGGCGGAATTCATCGAGCTCAACTTCGTGCTCACCGCCACGGGGGCAGATTTCAAAGAGATATTCAAGACCGGGTAAGGAGGTAAGTCATGCGCAGCGGCAACATGCCCAAGAGTCTGTATCAGAACTGGCAATTCGCCGTCGAGGTAAACGGCTTCGACGTGGCGCTCTTCAAGAAGGGCCAGGAACCCAAGACCGAGTTCGAGGAGGTGGCCTTCGCGCCCGCCGGTTCCATGTTCGACCAGAAGGTGGCCGGACGGGTCAAGTTCGAGGACATCACCCTGGAGAAAGGAATTCTCCAGGACGGTTCCGACGAGGCCGCCAGGGAGTGGATCAAGAAACAGGTGGACGTCAACGCCGTGGTCGGCGGCCTGCCCAACGACTACATGCGCGACATCGACCTCGTCCGCTACGACCGAACCGGCAACGAAACGCGACGGTGGACCCTGCACGGCGCGTGGATCAAGGTCCTGGAGTACGACGAACTCGAGGGCGCGAACACGGACAACACCATCGAGAAGCTCAGCATTTGCTTCCAGTATTGGACCTGATCCGAGGAGGTAGATCATGCACACCTTTGAATTGCCGAGCGGCATCGAGATCGAGCTCCGGGAGATGACCGGAGCCGAGGAGGAGCTGCTCACCAACCAGCGTCTCATCCGCACCGGCGACGCCGTGAACCAGGTGCTCAAGAACTGCATCGTGCGGCTGGGGGACAACGACGAACCGACGGTCAAGGATGTGCTGGACCTCCTCTCCGGGGACCGGCTGTTCATTCTGGTGCGCCTTCGTCAGATCTCGCTCGGCGACGAGGTCGAGCTGGAACTGACCTGCCCGAACACCGCCTGCCGGGCGGCGAACGCCGTCACGGTCAACCTCGAGGAACTGGAGGTCACGCCTTACGGAGAGGAACGGGAGTTCGCGTTCACGCTGCCCGGTTCCGGAGGCAAGGTCCGGTTCGGTTATTTGGACGGCCACAAGGAGAAACGCCTGGCCGCACTCAAAGAGCCTTCCATCTCCTCGGCCATGTTGATCCGAATCATCGACATGGACGGAGCGCCGCCGACCAAAAAGATCATGAACGACATGTCGATGCGGGACCGCGGCGCCCTCCGCCAGGAGATGCTGAGGGTGGAC
This window harbors:
- a CDS encoding phage tail sheath C-terminal domain-containing protein; the protein is MGTYLSPGIYTREVDFSFYVKQISTSSCGMVGVAERGPINKPVLVTSWEQFINKFGSYLQAGYLAYAARAFFDNGGSVLFVNRIAHLTDPTDRNTLTAVKAQAILRDRRAATASLATGTVGTDRIAWRAIQPGAAGNAVSVEFVVSGNDTPLSVEVLGQAITVNLATDGAGDPVSTADQVVAAVVGSPYASVLVTAETQETGIVQAAALANLSGGMDAMDTLRVRAADEGTWGERLSVQVEDGSLDPSGAFNLVVRHKGEVVEVFKDLSMDEAASNHVELVVNERSDFITVEDLGTASGLPLDRPVIGVFDLSGGDDGLTGLDDADYSGDPSQHTGFYAFDEIDALNLVMAPGVTTAEVIHAGITYAENRQDLMFLAEAPIHLEPLEAVDFRKGQGMYSHGAFNSSYAALYYPWIEINDPVTGKRKLVPPSGAVAGCYARSDKKTHVWYAPAGIDRGRVFNALSLGYKTSRGERDVLYPEGVNVIASFPDSGINIWGQKTLQSQPSALDRVNVRRLMMFIEEAIAESSRFVVFEPNNPQTWRALIRLINPFMQDIKDKGGLYDFAVQCDEETNTPAVIDRNELVARVFVKPTKTAEFIELNFVLTATGADFKEIFKTG
- a CDS encoding phage tail protein, producing the protein MRSGNMPKSLYQNWQFAVEVNGFDVALFKKGQEPKTEFEEVAFAPAGSMFDQKVAGRVKFEDITLEKGILQDGSDEAAREWIKKQVDVNAVVGGLPNDYMRDIDLVRYDRTGNETRRWTLHGAWIKVLEYDELEGANTDNTIEKLSICFQYWT